The following coding sequences are from one Triticum dicoccoides isolate Atlit2015 ecotype Zavitan chromosome 4A, WEW_v2.0, whole genome shotgun sequence window:
- the LOC119287907 gene encoding mitochondrial metalloendopeptidase OMA1-like isoform X2 yields the protein MSSGGGRVVRRRRCGSFADDREYGESCFAFVRKNHSSKFLSSLHPDSVRVNLITSQLLDAVQRNLDIKGRDASLVHGSPCKDTSLDVRHAIQSKKQGKPCRSQPQISHLDGLDWEVIVVKNDGHVGAMSWPHGKIIVFTGLLNHLETDDEIATLLAHEIAHVVARHPSESIMYKKWFPFPLKVHFIRRTEIEADHMAMLLMAAAGFDPHAAPKAVEKLIGNDIYHLSGKKRAQLLSRAKIMDEALELYKEAKSSKASEVNFNL from the exons atgagcagcggcggcggcagggtgGTCCGGCGGCGGCGTTGTGGCAGCTTCGCTG ATGACCGCGAGTATGGTGAATCGTGTTTTGCTTTTGTAAGGAAAAACCACTCATCCAAGTTTCTTAGCTCGCTCCACCCTGACAGTGTCCGTGTCAATCTTATCACATCACAACTTCTCGATGCTGTTCAACGCAACCTTGACATCAAGGGCCGTGATGCGTCCTTGGTCCATGGCTCCCCTTGCAAAGACACGAGCTTAGATGTTAGGCATGCAATTCAGAGCAAGAAACAAGGCAAGCCATGCAGATCACAACCACAAATATCACACCTTGATGGGCTCGACTGGGAGGTGATTGTTGTTAAAAATGATGGGCATGTCGGTGCAATGTCATGGCCCCATGGCAAGATTATAGTCTTCACTGGATTGCTCAACCACTTGGAGACGGATGATGAAATTGCTACTCTTCTTGCGCATGAG ATTGCACATGTGGTTGCCAGACACCCATCAGAGTCAATCATGTACAAGAAGTGGTTTCCTTTTCCCCTCAAGGTGCACTTCATAAGAAG GACGGAGATAGAGGCAGATCACATGGCAATGCTGCTAATGGCTGCTGCTGGTTTTGATCCACACGCAGCCCCTAAGGCCGTTGAGAAGTTAATAGGGAATGACATATATCATCTTTCGGGGAAGAAAAGAGCGCAGCTTTTATCTAGAGCAAAGATAATGGATGAGGCGCTGGAGTTATATAAAGAAGCTAAGTCGTCCAAGGCATCAGAGGTTAACTTTAATTTGTAG
- the LOC119287907 gene encoding uncharacterized protein LOC119287907 isoform X1, with protein sequence MSCRGNSPSALLPPFLYKPTAFRLLQSQPEQSSAVLGTTRGLLCQHSMVPGRSPPVLPQTMQLLRRYYTAPWHGVIQGRLFHNIIKHISRPTALSQVTLLPRRYYTTSWHGQVLASPHRRLFSRILPHNSQSPALAQGALLPRCFYSTTRQFKDMESIRRFLFRGITPGIFLPRRYFSAPWQQRQTLGPIRGLFLSHINRPWQYCMAPSRSVIHFARSYFGCLWKVTVAAAFINIMWSFVYHTYLDIVPYTSQTRFFRLETVPYTNRTHFVIRSPLDDREYGESCFAFVRKNHSSKFLSSLHPDSVRVNLITSQLLDAVQRNLDIKGRDASLVHGSPCKDTSLDVRHAIQSKKQGKPCRSQPQISHLDGLDWEVIVVKNDGHVGAMSWPHGKIIVFTGLLNHLETDDEIATLLAHEIAHVVARHPSESIMYKKWFPFPLKVHFIRRTEIEADHMAMLLMAAAGFDPHAAPKAVEKLIGNDIYHLSGKKRAQLLSRAKIMDEALELYKEAKSSKASEVNFNL encoded by the exons ATGAGCTGCAGGGGAAACTCGCCGTCCGCCCTCTTGCCCCCGTTCCTCTACAAGCCCACGGCCTTCCGCCTCCTGCAGTCACAGCCAGAGCAGTCCTCTGCGGTCTTGGGCACCACCAGAGGACTGTTATGTCAACACAGCATGGTCCCTGGCCGTAGTCCGCCTGTGTTACCGCAGACGATGCAGCTTCTTCGGCGCTACTACACGGCCCCATGGCATGGGGTGATCCAGGGACGTTTGTTCCACAACATCATCAAGCACATTAGTCGACCGACTGCATTATCGCAGGTGACATTGCTTCCTCGGCGCTACTACACCACCTCATGGCATGGGCAGGTCTTGGCCTCACCTCATCGACGCCTCTTCAGCCGCATTTTGCCTCACAATAGTCAATCGCCTGCATTAGCACAGGGGGCGCTGCTCCCTCGGTGTTTCTACAGTACCACGCGGCAATTCAAGGACATGGAATCTATTCGAAGATTCCTTTTTCGTGGCATTACGCCTGGCATCTTTCTTCCTCGGCGGTATTTCAGCGCTCCATGGCAGCAACGGCAGACTTTGGGACCCATCCGAGGACTCttcttaagccatattaatcggcctTGGCAGTACTGCATGGCCCCATCAAGATCGGTGATCCATTTCGCTCGTAGCTACTTTGGGTGTTTATGGAAGGTTACAGTTGCAGCAGCTTTCATCAACATCATGTGGTCGTTTGTCTACCACACTTATCTTGATATTGTCCCATATACCAGTCAGACCCGCTTCTTTCGTCTTGAGACTGTGCCCTACACTAACCGGACTCACTTTGTTATTCGCTCTCCACTAGATGACCGCGAGTATGGTGAATCGTGTTTTGCTTTTGTAAGGAAAAACCACTCATCCAAGTTTCTTAGCTCGCTCCACCCTGACAGTGTCCGTGTCAATCTTATCACATCACAACTTCTCGATGCTGTTCAACGCAACCTTGACATCAAGGGCCGTGATGCGTCCTTGGTCCATGGCTCCCCTTGCAAAGACACGAGCTTAGATGTTAGGCATGCAATTCAGAGCAAGAAACAAGGCAAGCCATGCAGATCACAACCACAAATATCACACCTTGATGGGCTCGACTGGGAGGTGATTGTTGTTAAAAATGATGGGCATGTCGGTGCAATGTCATGGCCCCATGGCAAGATTATAGTCTTCACTGGATTGCTCAACCACTTGGAGACGGATGATGAAATTGCTACTCTTCTTGCGCATGAG ATTGCACATGTGGTTGCCAGACACCCATCAGAGTCAATCATGTACAAGAAGTGGTTTCCTTTTCCCCTCAAGGTGCACTTCATAAGAAG GACGGAGATAGAGGCAGATCACATGGCAATGCTGCTAATGGCTGCTGCTGGTTTTGATCCACACGCAGCCCCTAAGGCCGTTGAGAAGTTAATAGGGAATGACATATATCATCTTTCGGGGAAGAAAAGAGCGCAGCTTTTATCTAGAGCAAAGATAATGGATGAGGCGCTGGAGTTATATAAAGAAGCTAAGTCGTCCAAGGCATCAGAGGTTAACTTTAATTTGTAG